Proteins from a genomic interval of Aureimonas sp. AU20:
- a CDS encoding GntR family transcriptional regulator — translation MALSTLKRQPAEQLAADALKEEILTGALKPGDRLTEASLADQFGVSRGTVRIALHQLSSAGLVVLTPYTGWSVASFEPHDLWEIYTLRAGLESTAARLAADRLDAAGAARLEAIAKDFFAAALGSADVSEVKRKDFAFHRCIVELSGNGRIEHHYRLVEQQVRMFISSTYRADHGTIIVEHHRPIAEAILRRDADLAARLCEEHCTSEGERLLRLPGMEKSL, via the coding sequence TCAGTACGCTCAAGCGCCAACCCGCCGAGCAACTGGCGGCCGACGCGCTCAAGGAGGAGATTCTGACCGGCGCCTTGAAGCCGGGCGACAGGCTGACGGAGGCAAGCCTCGCCGATCAGTTCGGCGTGTCGCGCGGCACAGTGCGCATCGCGCTCCACCAGTTGAGCTCCGCTGGGCTGGTCGTCTTGACGCCCTACACCGGATGGTCGGTCGCGAGCTTCGAGCCGCACGACCTGTGGGAAATCTACACCTTGCGCGCGGGGCTTGAATCGACGGCGGCCCGGCTGGCGGCGGACCGGTTGGATGCGGCGGGTGCCGCCCGACTGGAGGCGATCGCCAAGGACTTCTTCGCCGCCGCGCTCGGGTCTGCCGACGTCTCGGAGGTGAAGCGCAAGGACTTCGCGTTCCATCGCTGCATCGTCGAGCTTTCCGGCAACGGACGGATCGAGCATCACTACCGACTGGTCGAGCAGCAGGTGCGCATGTTCATCAGTTCAACCTACCGCGCCGATCACGGGACCATCATCGTGGAGCATCACCGGCCGATCGCGGAGGCGATCCTTCGGCGCGACGCCGACCTCGCGGCCAGACTGTGCGAGGAGCACTGCACGAGCGAAGGCGAGCGTCTTCTCCGCCTTCCGGGCATGGAGAAATCGTTATGA
- a CDS encoding amino acid ABC transporter ATP-binding protein gives MSQFANTATPRPAVAPDAREGVITLRGVNKSYGTNHILKDVSLTVRGGEKIVICGPSGSGKSTLIRCINGLERHESGDIHVEGVKLADKTLRHIRREVGMVFQSFNLFPHLTILENCMLAPMESRKLSRRDAEARSLDYLGRVHIAEQAHKFPVQLSGGQQQRAAIARALCMQPRIMLFDEPTSALDPEMISEVLDTMTELAASGMTMMVVTHEMGFAQKIADRVVFMDAGRIAEEGPPAEIFQTPKSDRLSLFLRRVLTH, from the coding sequence ATGAGCCAGTTCGCGAACACCGCGACGCCACGGCCGGCTGTTGCGCCAGACGCACGTGAAGGCGTGATCACCCTGCGAGGCGTCAACAAGTCCTACGGCACCAATCACATTCTGAAGGATGTATCGCTGACGGTACGAGGCGGCGAGAAGATCGTCATCTGCGGGCCGTCCGGGTCGGGCAAGTCGACCCTCATCCGCTGCATCAACGGGCTTGAGCGGCACGAAAGCGGCGACATCCATGTCGAAGGCGTCAAGCTGGCCGACAAGACCCTGCGCCACATCCGGCGCGAGGTCGGAATGGTGTTCCAGTCGTTCAATCTCTTTCCGCACCTGACGATCTTGGAAAACTGCATGCTGGCGCCGATGGAGTCGCGCAAGCTCTCCCGCAGGGACGCCGAGGCGCGCAGCCTCGATTATCTCGGCCGCGTCCACATTGCCGAGCAGGCGCACAAGTTTCCCGTGCAGCTTTCCGGTGGCCAGCAGCAGCGGGCCGCCATCGCGCGAGCCCTGTGCATGCAGCCGCGCATCATGCTGTTCGACGAGCCCACCTCGGCGCTCGACCCGGAGATGATCTCCGAGGTTCTCGACACGATGACCGAACTCGCCGCTTCCGGCATGACCATGATGGTCGTCACACACGAGATGGGCTTTGCGCAGAAGATCGCCGACCGCGTCGTTTTCATGGACGCGGGGCGCATCGCCGAGGAAGGCCCGCCGGCGGAAATCTTCCAGACGCCGAAATCGGACCGCCTGTCGCTGTTCCTCCGACGGGTGCTCACGCACTGA
- a CDS encoding mandelate racemase/muconate lactonizing enzyme family protein has protein sequence MLAIETMRVFNIRGGGLHPVIVELKTKDGITGYGEAAVAYGLGANSVAGMLSDLAPKVIGADATYPRHFWHEIYDNSFWAKGGGAIVFAALSAIDHALWDIKAKALGVPVYDLFGARFESTIEVYANGWNTKHDDVLEWAKAAERPLSEGYRILKCYPLATEAKGSTLRHVQRRQLSDEAFKRAIDRVKTLRKVVGPDVGLMLDLSGGLNNDQLIRFMAVCAELDLVWVEEPLDPFDFQGLRDLKGRWPVPIAAGERIYTRSGFRNLLETGGVDIIMPDIGNCGGMFELVQIAAMAEAYNARVSVHNCASSLCTAISMQAVAATAMAMPLETYPYFSDANDYVQVLKNPPEKAIVNGKLALPTTPGMGAEIDLDAIAPFCAFDSSDS, from the coding sequence ATGCTTGCAATCGAAACGATGCGCGTCTTTAACATCCGTGGCGGGGGGCTGCATCCCGTCATCGTGGAGCTGAAAACCAAGGACGGCATCACAGGCTACGGCGAAGCCGCCGTCGCCTACGGCCTGGGTGCGAACTCGGTTGCGGGCATGCTCTCGGACCTCGCACCCAAGGTGATCGGTGCGGACGCGACCTACCCCCGCCATTTCTGGCACGAAATCTACGACAACTCTTTCTGGGCGAAGGGCGGCGGCGCCATCGTCTTCGCCGCTCTCAGCGCTATCGACCACGCTCTGTGGGACATCAAGGCGAAGGCGCTCGGCGTACCGGTCTACGACCTGTTCGGCGCCAGGTTCGAGAGCACGATCGAAGTCTATGCCAATGGCTGGAACACCAAGCACGACGACGTTCTGGAGTGGGCGAAGGCAGCCGAACGCCCGCTTTCCGAGGGCTATCGGATCCTGAAGTGCTATCCGCTCGCCACGGAGGCAAAGGGCTCGACGCTGCGCCATGTGCAGCGCCGTCAGCTCAGCGACGAGGCGTTCAAGCGAGCCATCGACCGGGTCAAGACCCTGCGAAAGGTCGTGGGGCCGGATGTGGGGCTGATGCTCGACCTTTCGGGCGGCCTCAACAACGACCAGCTCATCCGCTTCATGGCGGTTTGCGCCGAACTGGACCTCGTTTGGGTGGAGGAGCCTCTCGATCCCTTCGACTTTCAGGGGCTTCGCGACCTGAAGGGGCGCTGGCCGGTTCCCATCGCCGCCGGAGAGCGCATCTACACGCGCAGCGGGTTCCGCAATCTGTTGGAGACGGGCGGCGTGGACATCATCATGCCCGACATCGGCAATTGCGGCGGCATGTTCGAACTCGTGCAGATCGCCGCCATGGCGGAAGCCTACAACGCGCGCGTCTCCGTCCACAACTGCGCCAGCTCGCTCTGCACCGCCATCTCGATGCAGGCGGTGGCGGCGACAGCGATGGCCATGCCGCTCGAGACCTACCCCTATTTTTCCGACGCGAACGACTACGTCCAGGTCCTCAAGAACCCTCCGGAAAAGGCCATCGTCAACGGCAAGCTTGCGCTCCCTACGACGCCCGGCATGGGGGCAGAGATCGACCTCGACGCGATTGCGCCGTTCTGCGCCTTTGATTCGTCTGACAGCTAA
- a CDS encoding LysR family transcriptional regulator, whose amino-acid sequence MKEPMVLERLTGLAAFARAGSLGSFAAAARSLSVSPSAVSKSVQRLETQLGVPLFTRTTRSLRLTSEGQALHERAVSLLRDAEEIGQAAAATRSEPSGPLRIAASLPIGVHVIAPLLPAFRRAHPKVSVDLRLSDQMVDIIEDGIDVAVRIGELPDTRLLSRRLAPYRLCCFASPSYLAARGAPQHPDELAGHETVVLRYQSTGQVLRWRFQTTEGTRDLTPASSVSSDASEALVAMLVAGGGIGMAATFVVASRVARGELVPVLADYAVERDDITALWPSSRRANPAVRAFLSLLQHACRDRMPGAGV is encoded by the coding sequence ATGAAGGAACCAATGGTACTCGAGCGACTGACCGGGCTGGCAGCCTTTGCACGGGCCGGCTCGCTCGGCAGCTTCGCGGCGGCAGCCCGATCCCTGTCGGTTTCCCCCTCGGCGGTCAGCAAGAGTGTCCAGCGGCTGGAAACGCAGCTCGGTGTTCCGCTCTTCACCCGAACCACCCGCTCTCTGCGCCTCACCAGCGAGGGCCAAGCCCTCCATGAGCGGGCCGTCAGCTTGCTCCGCGATGCCGAGGAGATCGGGCAGGCCGCGGCAGCGACGCGCTCGGAACCGTCCGGTCCTTTGCGGATCGCGGCGTCCTTGCCGATCGGGGTTCACGTGATCGCGCCGTTGTTGCCGGCCTTCCGCCGAGCGCATCCGAAGGTGAGTGTCGATCTGCGGCTCAGCGACCAGATGGTCGACATTATCGAGGACGGCATCGACGTCGCCGTTCGCATCGGGGAACTGCCGGACACGCGCCTTCTGTCGCGTCGATTGGCACCCTATCGTCTCTGCTGCTTCGCCTCCCCGAGCTATCTCGCCGCGCGCGGCGCGCCGCAGCATCCCGACGAATTGGCCGGTCACGAGACGGTGGTTCTGCGCTACCAGAGCACCGGCCAAGTCCTGCGCTGGCGCTTTCAGACGACGGAGGGAACGCGAGACCTGACACCGGCATCGAGCGTGTCGTCGGATGCAAGCGAGGCGCTGGTGGCGATGTTGGTGGCGGGTGGGGGCATCGGGATGGCCGCTACCTTCGTCGTCGCATCCCGGGTCGCCCGCGGCGAACTGGTCCCGGTTCTGGCCGACTATGCTGTGGAGCGCGACGACATTACCGCGCTGTGGCCGAGCAGTCGTCGCGCCAACCCGGCCGTGCGCGCGTTCCTGTCACTGCTGCAGCACGCATGCCGGGACCGGATGCCAGGTGCAGGCGTGTGA
- a CDS encoding NADP-dependent oxidoreductase, with translation MSDTMKAVRLHAFGAPEVLRYEDAPRPEPGPGEILVRVHAIGLNPPDWYLREGYRSLPPEWQPHPVFPLILGSDVSGTVERLGTGVTEFTVGDEVYAMVRFPDDVMEGGKAYAEFVSVPVSDLAPKPVGLDHAQAAAAPMSLLTAWQFLIDLGHEAPNPFQPTPHLPRPLAGQTVLVNGAGGGVGHLAVQLARWKGAHVIAVASGKNETLLLELGADQFIDYTQVAADDVVRGVDIVLDCVGKDAPRFLKVLKPGGALFQVFPLGFEGQDAADRLGITVSATQVRSSGAQLRDVAPLLSNGTLRVVIDSRFPLAQAHRAHERAERGSIQGKIVLTVEDEATDGA, from the coding sequence ATGAGCGATACGATGAAGGCGGTCCGCCTCCATGCGTTCGGAGCACCCGAGGTGCTGCGCTACGAGGATGCGCCGAGGCCCGAGCCGGGGCCGGGCGAAATTCTGGTGCGTGTTCACGCCATCGGCCTCAACCCGCCCGACTGGTACCTGCGCGAGGGCTACCGGTCCCTGCCGCCGGAATGGCAGCCCCATCCCGTTTTCCCCTTGATCCTCGGCTCCGATGTCTCAGGCACGGTCGAGCGGCTGGGCACTGGCGTGACGGAGTTCACCGTGGGCGACGAGGTCTACGCGATGGTGCGCTTTCCCGACGACGTGATGGAGGGCGGAAAAGCCTATGCCGAGTTCGTCAGCGTGCCCGTCTCCGATCTGGCGCCCAAGCCCGTCGGGCTCGACCATGCGCAGGCGGCGGCCGCGCCTATGTCGCTTTTGACGGCCTGGCAGTTCCTGATCGATCTCGGGCACGAGGCGCCCAACCCGTTCCAGCCGACCCCGCACCTGCCCCGACCGCTCGCCGGACAGACGGTGCTGGTGAACGGCGCAGGCGGGGGCGTCGGACACCTGGCGGTGCAGTTGGCCCGGTGGAAGGGTGCCCACGTCATCGCCGTCGCGTCGGGCAAAAACGAGACGCTCCTGCTGGAGCTCGGTGCCGATCAGTTCATCGATTACACCCAGGTTGCGGCCGACGACGTCGTTCGCGGCGTGGATATCGTGCTCGATTGCGTCGGCAAGGATGCGCCTCGCTTCCTCAAGGTTCTGAAACCGGGCGGCGCCCTGTTTCAGGTGTTTCCGTTGGGCTTCGAGGGGCAAGACGCGGCGGATCGCCTCGGCATCACGGTTTCGGCGACACAGGTCCGCTCCAGCGGCGCGCAGCTGCGGGACGTCGCTCCGCTTCTGTCCAACGGAACCCTTCGCGTCGTGATCGACAGCCGCTTTCCTCTTGCGCAAGCCCATCGCGCGCACGAGCGCGCCGAGCGGGGCAGCATCCAGGGCAAGATCGTTCTAACGGTCGAGGATGAGGCGACGGACGGTGCCTGA
- a CDS encoding alpha/beta hydrolase fold domain-containing protein, protein MMSINTKSALALGLLAGVVMTSPLAMAQGATAEKAADAAMSDKPSVAESPDSGTMKRADQEDMALVLKKLQELGVKPIESRTVEEARTQPTPADAVKAVLKDQGKDPMALMAAMKVSKKDMTYPIADGTQPIRIYTPEDAGSGPLPVIVYYHGGGWVIANIDTYESSAMALAKKTGAIVASVEYRHAPENKFPAAHEDSFAAYKWVTEHASEFGGDPKKLAVAGESAGGNLAANVAIMARDQKVQAPLHMLLVYPVAGTDMTTPSYIANQNAMPLSKGAMGWFVDKTLGKPEDAKSPMLNLTTLADLKGLPPATVITAEIDPLMSEGKMLSEKLAAAGVRTTYQNNEGVTHEFFGMDAVLDDAKRAQDFAVKDLKEAFGTKVE, encoded by the coding sequence ATGATGTCGATCAACACCAAATCCGCCCTCGCGCTCGGCCTCCTGGCCGGCGTCGTGATGACGTCACCGCTGGCAATGGCGCAGGGTGCGACGGCCGAGAAAGCCGCCGACGCCGCTATGTCGGACAAGCCGTCGGTCGCCGAAAGCCCGGACAGCGGCACGATGAAGCGTGCTGACCAGGAGGACATGGCCCTCGTGCTCAAGAAGTTGCAGGAGCTTGGCGTCAAGCCGATCGAGTCCCGCACCGTCGAAGAGGCACGCACGCAGCCGACCCCGGCCGATGCCGTGAAGGCTGTCCTCAAGGATCAGGGTAAGGATCCGATGGCCCTGATGGCCGCCATGAAGGTGTCCAAGAAGGACATGACCTACCCGATCGCGGATGGCACGCAGCCGATCCGCATCTATACGCCGGAAGACGCCGGATCGGGTCCGTTGCCGGTGATCGTCTATTATCACGGCGGCGGCTGGGTTATCGCGAACATCGACACCTACGAGTCGTCTGCCATGGCGCTGGCCAAGAAGACCGGCGCCATCGTCGCCAGCGTGGAATACCGGCATGCGCCGGAGAACAAGTTCCCGGCGGCGCACGAGGACTCCTTCGCAGCCTACAAATGGGTGACGGAGCATGCCAGTGAGTTCGGCGGTGATCCGAAGAAGCTGGCGGTCGCGGGCGAAAGCGCTGGGGGCAATCTTGCTGCCAATGTCGCCATCATGGCACGGGACCAGAAGGTCCAAGCGCCGCTGCACATGCTGCTTGTCTACCCCGTGGCGGGCACCGATATGACCACGCCGTCCTACATTGCCAACCAGAACGCCATGCCGCTGTCGAAGGGGGCGATGGGCTGGTTCGTCGACAAGACCCTCGGCAAGCCCGAGGACGCCAAGAGCCCCATGCTGAACCTGACCACGTTGGCCGACCTGAAGGGCCTGCCGCCGGCGACGGTCATCACCGCCGAGATCGACCCGCTCATGTCGGAAGGCAAGATGCTGTCCGAGAAGCTCGCGGCCGCTGGCGTTAGGACGACCTACCAGAACAACGAGGGCGTCACCCACGAGTTCTTCGGCATGGACGCCGTGCTGGACGATGCCAAGCGAGCACAGGACTTCGCCGTGAAGGACTTGAAGGAAGCGTTCGGAACCAAGGTTGAATAA
- a CDS encoding DUF4142 domain-containing protein, translating to MLTGLAVAVASPLALATLSSRAFAAIPMIPPTDLKAPLDFYGSVLPRAELSLATSQIAVGMATQKNTMEFAGFELGEAITVNMVLKDLGAMAPKMDGDTMMVVETMKTAEKGRAFDEAYIALQLKNHEELRDLADAFLHNTAGGTDPDVKQGRHLASLMLAVFKEHVAICKRIRGELKA from the coding sequence ATGCTGACAGGCCTCGCAGTCGCCGTGGCCAGCCCTCTCGCTCTAGCCACCCTATCGAGCCGCGCGTTTGCTGCCATTCCGATGATCCCGCCGACGGATCTCAAAGCACCGTTGGACTTCTACGGCAGCGTTCTTCCGCGGGCTGAGCTTTCGCTCGCGACGTCGCAGATCGCTGTCGGCATGGCGACCCAGAAGAACACGATGGAGTTCGCCGGCTTCGAGCTCGGCGAAGCGATCACGGTGAACATGGTGCTGAAGGATCTTGGTGCGATGGCGCCGAAGATGGACGGCGACACCATGATGGTGGTCGAGACGATGAAGACCGCCGAGAAGGGTCGCGCGTTCGACGAAGCCTACATCGCGTTGCAGCTCAAGAACCACGAAGAGCTCCGCGATCTCGCGGACGCCTTTCTTCACAACACGGCGGGCGGCACCGATCCAGACGTCAAGCAAGGCCGCCATCTGGCGTCGCTGATGCTGGCCGTCTTCAAGGAGCACGTGGCGATCTGCAAACGCATCAGGGGCGAGTTGAAGGCTTAA
- a CDS encoding AraC family transcriptional regulator has translation MQTDLLDRLLVTLAVRVRSFSVCRIQQGWRLDFSPFDAITIHYVLRGSGSLQVGDGPWQSFSPHSIIIVPSRQRHVLGEADDFVGEARAEDHCALHADGLVRFTAGDGSPDTLLVCGQIADTHTGALGLFELFQGPIVEDFAANAILQASFELMLAEVASPGVGTQAMTEVLMKQCLILLLRQHLTAEAISSPLMTAFREPKLAPAVIAILETPGAAFTVESLATLSGMSRAAFAERFSDVFHQGPMEFVQQVRLRIAARLLGGTDLPVKVIATTIGYASRSAFSRAFEAMYAVAPSNYRRFGGQEEAEPEPVDQSNPA, from the coding sequence ATGCAGACGGATCTCCTCGATCGCCTTCTTGTCACGCTTGCCGTCAGGGTTCGATCTTTCTCGGTCTGCCGAATCCAACAGGGTTGGCGGCTGGATTTCAGTCCGTTCGACGCCATCACGATCCACTATGTCCTGCGGGGAAGCGGAAGCCTACAAGTCGGGGACGGTCCCTGGCAGTCCTTCTCCCCGCACAGCATCATCATCGTTCCGTCTCGACAACGGCATGTGCTCGGCGAAGCAGACGATTTCGTTGGGGAGGCTCGCGCCGAGGATCATTGCGCCCTGCATGCTGACGGGCTCGTGAGGTTCACGGCGGGAGATGGCAGTCCCGACACGCTTCTCGTCTGCGGCCAGATCGCGGACACCCATACGGGCGCCCTCGGTTTGTTCGAGCTGTTTCAGGGACCGATCGTCGAAGATTTCGCTGCCAACGCCATCCTCCAAGCCTCCTTCGAGCTGATGCTTGCTGAGGTCGCGTCTCCCGGGGTCGGAACCCAGGCGATGACGGAGGTTCTCATGAAGCAGTGCCTCATTCTTCTCCTCCGGCAACACCTGACGGCCGAGGCGATCTCATCCCCCCTGATGACGGCATTTCGAGAACCCAAATTGGCGCCGGCGGTGATCGCCATTCTGGAAACCCCGGGTGCGGCCTTCACCGTGGAAAGCCTGGCAACGCTATCCGGCATGAGCCGGGCCGCCTTCGCCGAACGGTTCTCGGACGTCTTCCATCAGGGTCCGATGGAATTCGTGCAGCAGGTTCGCCTGCGTATCGCGGCCCGCTTGCTCGGAGGCACCGACCTTCCTGTCAAGGTCATCGCCACCACGATCGGCTACGCCAGCAGGAGCGCTTTCAGTCGGGCTTTCGAGGCGATGTACGCCGTCGCGCCATCGAACTATCGCCGCTTCGGCGGGCAGGAAGAGGCCGAACCCGAGCCCGTCGATCAGTCGAACCCCGCCTGA
- the msrA gene encoding peptide-methionine (S)-S-oxide reductase MsrA translates to MFGLNLLKKTKLPAAEEALPGRSTPIPTAETHFVNGAPLKAPFGEGVETAIFGLGCFWGAERKFWQTPGVVSTAVGYAAGLTPNPTYEEVCSGQTGHNEVVLVAFDPKRVSHDELLALFFESHNPTQGMRQGNDIGTQYRSGIYVTSEAQREAAERAKAAYGQALAKAGHRDPITTEILEAPEFFYAETYHQQYLAKNPRGYCGLGGTGVSCPVGLNAVAAE, encoded by the coding sequence ATGTTCGGTTTGAACCTTCTGAAGAAGACCAAGCTGCCCGCCGCCGAAGAGGCGCTGCCCGGCCGCTCGACGCCGATCCCGACGGCCGAGACGCATTTCGTCAACGGCGCGCCGCTGAAGGCCCCGTTCGGCGAGGGCGTCGAGACCGCGATCTTCGGCCTCGGCTGCTTCTGGGGCGCGGAGCGCAAGTTCTGGCAGACGCCCGGCGTGGTTTCCACGGCGGTCGGCTATGCCGCCGGCCTGACGCCGAACCCGACCTACGAGGAGGTCTGTTCGGGCCAGACCGGGCACAACGAGGTCGTGCTCGTCGCGTTCGATCCCAAGCGCGTGTCCCACGACGAACTGCTGGCCCTCTTCTTCGAGTCGCACAACCCGACGCAGGGCATGCGCCAGGGCAATGATATCGGCACGCAGTATCGCTCCGGCATCTACGTCACCAGCGAGGCGCAGCGCGAGGCGGCGGAGCGCGCCAAGGCGGCCTATGGGCAGGCTCTCGCCAAGGCCGGCCACCGCGATCCGATCACCACCGAGATTCTGGAGGCGCCGGAATTCTTTTATGCCGAGACCTACCACCAGCAGTATCTCGCCAAGAACCCGCGCGGCTATTGCGGCCTCGGCGGTACGGGCGTGAGCTGCCCGGTAGGATTGAACGCGGTCGCCGCCGAGTAA
- a CDS encoding BMP family lipoprotein — MKSILAGLLAACLAATAGSALAADLKPAVIFDLGGKFDKSFNEAAFNGAERFKKESGTAYREFEMQNETQREQVLRRFARDGNSPIIAVGFAQQAAVTNVAKEYPNLQFAIIDTVVDLPNVRSLLFKEEEGSYLVGMLAAMKSQSGTVGFVGGMDIPLIRNFACGYKGGVLAAKKDAKYLENMTGTTASAWNDPVRGGELARSQMSQGADVIFHAAGGTGIGVLQAVADGGKFGIGVDSNQNMLHPGHVLTSMVKRVDNAVYQTFNDAKNGTFKGGTVTLGLKEDGVGYAVDDNNKALLTPEMTAAVEKAKADIIAGTVKVHNYNTDNACPY, encoded by the coding sequence ATGAAGTCCATCCTCGCCGGCCTTCTCGCCGCTTGCCTCGCCGCCACGGCCGGCTCCGCCCTCGCTGCGGACCTGAAGCCCGCCGTGATCTTCGACCTCGGCGGCAAGTTCGACAAATCCTTCAACGAGGCCGCCTTCAACGGCGCCGAGCGTTTCAAGAAGGAATCGGGCACCGCCTATCGCGAGTTCGAGATGCAGAACGAGACGCAGCGCGAGCAGGTGCTGCGCCGCTTCGCACGCGACGGCAACTCGCCCATCATCGCCGTCGGCTTCGCCCAGCAGGCGGCGGTGACCAATGTCGCCAAGGAATATCCCAACCTCCAGTTCGCCATCATCGACACGGTGGTGGACCTGCCGAACGTGCGCTCGCTCCTCTTCAAGGAGGAGGAGGGCTCCTATCTCGTCGGCATGCTGGCGGCGATGAAGTCGCAGTCCGGTACGGTCGGCTTCGTCGGCGGCATGGACATTCCGCTGATCCGCAACTTCGCCTGCGGCTACAAGGGCGGCGTTCTGGCGGCCAAGAAGGACGCCAAGTATCTCGAGAACATGACGGGCACCACGGCGAGCGCCTGGAACGACCCCGTGCGCGGCGGCGAACTCGCCCGCTCGCAGATGTCGCAGGGCGCGGACGTGATCTTCCACGCCGCCGGCGGCACCGGCATCGGCGTGCTGCAGGCCGTGGCGGACGGCGGCAAGTTCGGCATCGGCGTCGACTCCAACCAGAACATGCTGCATCCCGGCCATGTCCTCACCTCCATGGTGAAGCGCGTCGACAACGCGGTGTACCAGACCTTCAACGACGCCAAGAACGGCACGTTCAAAGGCGGCACGGTAACGCTCGGCCTGAAGGAAGACGGCGTCGGCTATGCCGTGGACGACAACAACAAGGCGCTGCTGACCCCCGAGATGACGGCCGCCGTGGAAAAGGCCAAGGCCGACATCATCGCCGGCACGGTCAAGGTCCACAACTACAACACGGACAACGCCTGCCCCTATTGA